A part of Molothrus aeneus isolate 106 chromosome 10, BPBGC_Maene_1.0, whole genome shotgun sequence genomic DNA contains:
- the PIGX gene encoding phosphatidylinositol-glycan biosynthesis class X protein, translating into MAGGRRGPVRVGAGLGALLCALHVQAACRVTSVTQELLKEGFHRDLLVKVELGEDAGGCAVAAQVHLPPGIYVDPYELATLQQHNLTKAVLFPDAVDVEAPEYLAKAVVLLLFLEPEARCSRCFRGAVPVHARYHRPARATHQALVALQSPEVLLCCCHGQLSAECWEPAEVDTPCSSDTNSSCQWHTTKHRPAYEELMLRVPVGLREHNSLVCALTLLTTGLCSGLILAAACKYGHFSQ; encoded by the exons atggcgggcgggcggcgggggccggTGCGGgtcggggccgggctgggcgcgCTGCTCTGCGCCCTCC ATGTGCAGGCAGCCTGTCGGGTCACCTCTgtcacacaggagctgctgaaggagggGTTTCACAG GGACCTGCTGGTGAAGGTAGAGCTGGGGGAGGATGCAGGAGGATGTGCAGTGGCAGCTCAGGTGCATCTGCCACCTGGCATCTACGTGGATCCCTACGAGCTGGCAACgctgcagcagcacaacctGACCAAG GCAGTGCTATTCCCTGATGCCGTAGACGTGGAGGCTCCCGAGTACCTGGCCAAGGCTgttgtcctgctgctgttcctggagcCGGAGGCGCGCTGCTCCCGCTGCTTCCGCGGCGCCGTGCCCGTGCACGCCCGCTACCACCGCCCAGCCCGGGCCACACACCAGGCCTtggtggctctgcagagccctgaggtgctgctctgctgctgccacg GTCAGCTGTCTGCTGAGTGCTGGGAACCTGCTGAAGTGGACACTCCCTGCTCATCTGACACCAACAGTTCCTGTCAGTGGCACACCACAAAACACAGACCT gCATATGAGGAATTGATGCTGAGGGTTCCTGTGGGGCTCAGAGAGCACAATTCCCTGGTGTGTGCCCTGACCCTGCTCACCACAGGGCTCTGTTCTGGCCTgatcctggctgctgcctgcaagtATGGACACTTCTCACAGTGA
- the CEP19 gene encoding centrosomal protein of 19 kDa: MATARRGRTAQGEEREREIELEEEEEEGEEEEPGFCAPRGTAAGDSDGARMIFSAQKCGVCFQPPSIILIYRDNVQDKTRQRIMPIRNFSRFSDCCRAAEQLKNNPRHKPYLEGVSLRQLEKLYSLLRDHLEGQSLSESLGRYHHEHTIDPEEDMNKLDDKELAKRKSIMDELFEKNRKRRDDPDFVYNVEVDFPQDEHLEACAWDTESDEEM; the protein is encoded by the exons aTGGCAACCGCCCGGAGAGGCCGGAccgcccagggggaggagcgggagcgggagatagagctggaggaagaagaggaggaaggagaagaggaagaaccGGGTTTCTGCGCCCCCCGAG ggacagctgctggggacTCTGATGGAGCCAGGATGATTTTCAGTGCACAGAAATGTGGGGTCTGCTTCCAGCCCCCCTCCATCATCCTCATCTACAGAGACAACGTCCAGGACAAGACTCGCCAGCGCATCATGCCCATCAGGAATTTCTCCAGGTTCTCAG actgctgcagggctgctgagcagctgaagaACAACCCTCGGCACAAGCCCTACCTGGAAGGGGTCTCTCTGCGCCAGCTAGAGAAGCTCTACAGCTTGCTGAGAGATCATCTGGAAGGACAGAGCCTGTCTGAGAGCTTGGGAAGGTACCACCACGAACACACCATTGACCCAGAGGAGGATATGAACAAACTGGATGACAAGGAACTGGCCAAAAGGAAGAGCATCATGGATGAACTCTTCGAAAAGAACAGGAAGAGGAGGGATGACCCTGACTTTGTTTACAACGTTGAGGTGGATTTCCCACAGGATGAGCACCTGGAGGCCTGTGCTTGGGACACGGAGTCAGATGAAGAAATGTGA
- the NRROS gene encoding transforming growth factor beta activator LRRC33, whose amino-acid sequence MEAPLPGLSLLLLVLAVGWGSRMDAAWASSPGGCELVQSIMDCTGRWLSSIPGNLRGNTKELFLDDNTIQVLGNASLLLYPQLWHLSLTRNRLELIEPGAFLSSQGLEVLSLTDNLLFTNYSLTAAALSALPALRMLDLTGNQLREDMVSVLVSNISSLESLSLARNIIMRLDSSTFTNLTELLELNLEKNYIFEIDNAFEGLQRLQRLNLAYNYLPCLVGFDLTQLRVLNLSNNVIEWFLTMEIDDLFELEVLDLSHNRLLFFPVLPRQSKLHSLLLQDNRMSFYQRLPNGTSLANVTMQFLIIDGNSTNITTVRLWDELCHSNLSSLRLLDMSQNEVWGLPDDFLAQMPSLTHLKLNQNCLEAFHLSEEDPLAMLTELDLSHNQLVELGVKVGTGDILPRLQLFNLSSNRLQALPPGIFTHTRKITTLDLSYNRVDLCPQPGEAQSLSCVDIRGLETLSHLSLAGCGLQGMGGRPFQGTSLMHLDLSDNRQLLSRDLGWLQDLVLTLQVLSLRNTSLSSTTDFSALSSLVRLDLSGNCLAAFPAWLGALRLRSLDLRDTCLPALPRDLPQQAPLGRSLRELYLSQNPYNCCTLGWWDALQQAQGLHVPDRQEVTCRHGPRALSPGALPQPVLQSCQWQTANMELLYLVLALPTCLTLLVAFVVVFLMLKEKLLKMVKNRCGVSSPY is encoded by the exons ATGGAGGCCCCGCTCCCTGGTCTCTCCCTGCTTCTTCTCGTCctggcagtgggatggggaagcAGGATGGATGCAGCCTGGGCATCATCTCCTGGGGGCTGTGAGCTT GTGCAGAGCATCATGGACTGCACTGGCAGATGGCTGAGTTCCATCCCAGGAAACCTTCGAGGCAATACCAAGGAGTTGTTTCTTGATGACAACACTATCCAGGTCCTGGGCAATGCCTCCCTGCTACTGTATCCCCAGCTCTGGCATCTCAGCTTGACCAGGAACCGGCTGGAGCTCATTGAGCCCGgtgccttcctcagcagccaAGGCCTGGAGGTGCTCTCCTTGACAGACAACCTGCTCTTCACCAACTACTCgctgacagctgctgctctttctgctctgccagccttgAGGATGCTGGATCTGACTGGAAACCAGCTCAGGGAGGACATGGTATCAGTTTTAGTCTCGAACATCTCTTCCTTGGAGTCCCTGTCTCTGGCCAGGAACATCATCATGAGGTTGGACTCGTCCACCTTCACAAAcctgacagagctgctggagctgaacCTGGAGAAGAACTACATCTTTGAGATTGACAATGCCTTTGaagggctgcagaggctgcagaggctgAACTTAGCTTACAACTACCTCCCATGTCTGGTGGGGTTTGACCTGACCCAGCTCAGGGTGCTCAATCTCAGCAACAATGTCATTGAGTGGTTTCTGACCATGGAAATTGATGACCTCTttgagctggaggtgctggacCTGTCCCACAACCGCCTGCTGttcttccctgtgctgccaaGGCAGAGCAAGCTGCActccttgctgctgcaggacaaCAGGATGAGCTTCTACCAGCGGCTCCCCAACGGCACCTCCCTGGCCAACGTCACCATGCAGTTCCTGATCATTGATGGCAACTCCACCAACATCACCACGGTCAGGCTCTGGGATGAGCTCTGCCATAGCAACCTCTCCTCCCTGCGCCTCCTGGACATGAGCCAGAACGAGGTCTGGGGCCTGCCAGATGATTTCCTTGCCCAGATGCCCTCCCTGACCCACCTGAAGCTCAACCAGAACTGCCTGGAGGCATTTCACCTGTCGGAGGAGGACCCCTTGGCCATGCTGACAGAGCTGGACCTCAGCCACAACCAGCTGGTGGAGCTGGGGGTGaaggtgggcactggggacatcctgcccaggctgcagctcttcaaCCTCAGCTCCAACAGGCTGCAGGCTCTTCCTCCTGGGATTTTCACCCACACCAGGAAGATCACTACACTGGACCTCAGCTACAACCGGGTTGacctctgtccccagccaggtGAGGCCCAGAGTCTGTCCTGTGTGGACATCAGGGGCCTGGAGACCTTGAGCCACCTCTCCTTGGCTGGCTGTGGTCTGCAGGGGATGGGTGGCCGCCCCTTCCAGGGGACATCGCTGATGCACCTGGACCTCTCTGACAACCGCCAGCTGCTGTCCAGGgacctgggctggctgcaggaccTCGTCCTGACACTGCAGGTGCTGTCTCTGAGGAACACCAGCCTCTCCTCCACCACAGACTtctctgccctgagcagcctggtgcgCTTGGACCTTTCTGGGAACTGCCTGGCCGCGTTCCCCGCCTGGCTGGGCGCGCTGAGGCTGCGCAGCCTGGACCTGCGGGACACCTGCCTGCCGGCCCTGCCGCGGGACCTGCCACAGCAGGCACCGCTGGGCAGGAGCCTGCGGGAGCTCTACCTCAGCCAGAACCCCTACAACTGCTGCACGCTGGGCTGGTGGGACGCCCTGCAGCAGGCCCAGGGCCTGCATGTCCCTGACAGGCAGGAGGTGACCTGCAGGCACGGCCCCCGCGCGCTCAGCCCCGGCGCGCTGCCCCAGCCcgtcctgcagagctgccaatGGCAGACGGCCAACATGGAGCTGCTCTACCtggtgctggctctgcccacCTGCCTGACGCTCCTGGTGGCCTTCGTGGTTGTCTTCCTCATGCTCaaggagaagctgctgaaaatggtgaaaaatcGGTGTGGGGTGTCCAGCCCTTACTAG